A region from the Leopardus geoffroyi isolate Oge1 chromosome C2, O.geoffroyi_Oge1_pat1.0, whole genome shotgun sequence genome encodes:
- the RPL22L1 gene encoding 60S ribosomal protein L22-like 1 isoform X2 — MAPQKDKKPKKSTWKFNLDLTHPVEDGIFDSGNFEQFLREKVKVNGKTGNLGNVVHIERIKNKITVVSEKQFSKRYLKYLTKKYLKKNNLRDWLRVVASDKETYELRYFQISQDEDGSESED, encoded by the exons ATGGCGCCG CAGAAAGATAAGAAGCCTAAGAAGTCAACCTGGAAATTTAATTTGGACCTTACTCATCCAGTAGAAGATGGAATTTTTGATTCTGGAAATTTT gaACAGTTTCTACGGGAGAAGGTTAAAGTCAATGGAAAAACTGGAAATCTGGGGAATGTTGTTCACATTGAACGCATCAAGAATAAAATCACAGTTGTTTCTGAGAAACAGTTCTCTAAAAG GTATTTGAAATATCTTACCAAGAAATACCTTAAGAAGAACAATCTTCGTGATTGGCTACGTGTGGTTGCATCTGACAAGGAGACTTACGAACTTCGTTACTTCCAGATTAGTCAAGATGAAGATGGTTCTGAATCTGAAGACTAG
- the RPL22L1 gene encoding 60S ribosomal protein L22-like 1 isoform X1, translating into MKEYFLKQKDKKPKKSTWKFNLDLTHPVEDGIFDSGNFEQFLREKVKVNGKTGNLGNVVHIERIKNKITVVSEKQFSKRYLKYLTKKYLKKNNLRDWLRVVASDKETYELRYFQISQDEDGSESED; encoded by the exons atgaaggaatattttttaaag CAGAAAGATAAGAAGCCTAAGAAGTCAACCTGGAAATTTAATTTGGACCTTACTCATCCAGTAGAAGATGGAATTTTTGATTCTGGAAATTTT gaACAGTTTCTACGGGAGAAGGTTAAAGTCAATGGAAAAACTGGAAATCTGGGGAATGTTGTTCACATTGAACGCATCAAGAATAAAATCACAGTTGTTTCTGAGAAACAGTTCTCTAAAAG GTATTTGAAATATCTTACCAAGAAATACCTTAAGAAGAACAATCTTCGTGATTGGCTACGTGTGGTTGCATCTGACAAGGAGACTTACGAACTTCGTTACTTCCAGATTAGTCAAGATGAAGATGGTTCTGAATCTGAAGACTAG